In one Tripterygium wilfordii isolate XIE 37 chromosome 22, ASM1340144v1, whole genome shotgun sequence genomic region, the following are encoded:
- the LOC119992177 gene encoding porphobilinogen deaminase, chloroplastic-like — protein MEISSSPYRSHSTLRSPCPVNFFRTGFGFSLPRIKTQASPSRKRGLGVTKASVAVQQQTQKSKVAIIRIGTRGSPLALAQAHETRNKLIATHSDLAEEGAIQIVIIKTTGDKILSQPLADIGGKGLFTKEIDEALINGDIDIAVHSMKDVPTYLPEKTILPCNLEREDVRDAFISLSAVSLAELPASSIVGTASLRRKSQILHRFPSLSVVENFRGNVQTRLRKLNEGVVQATLLALAGLKRLNMTENVTSILSIDEMLPAVAQGAIGIACRSNDNKMADYIASLNHEDTRLAVACERAFLETLDGSCRTPIAGYACKNEDGNCIFRGLIASPDGTSVLETSRKGPYALEDMILIGKDAGKELLSRAGPGFFDR, from the exons ATGGAGATTTCATCTTCTCCCTATAGAAGTCACTCTACATTGCGTTCTCCTTGCCCGGTCAACTTTTTCCGCACCGGTTTTGGGTTTTCTCTTCCACGCATAAAGACCCAAGCTTCTCCCAGCAGGAAACGGGGGTTAGGTGTCACAAAGGCCTCTGTAGCTGTTCAACAGCAAACCCAGAAATCCAAAGTCGCTATCATCAGAATTGGCACTCGTGGAAG CCCACTAGCGCTAGCTCAGGCTCATGAGACTCGGAATAAGCTCATTGCTACACATTCAGACTTAGCCGAAGAGGGGGCAAttcaaattgtaataataaagACTACGGGAGATAAGATCTTGTCTCAACCTCTGGCAGATATTGGTGGGAAGGGCCTATTCACTAAAGAAATTGATGAGGCACTGATCAATGGTGATATTGACATTGCGGTCCATTCAATGAAAGATGTTCCCACTTATTTGCCCGAAAAAACAATTTTACCTTGCAATCTTGAGCGCGAGGATGTCCGCGATGCGTTTATTTCCTTGAGTGCTGTTTCTCTTGCTGAGCTTCCTGCTAGCAGCATTGTTGGGACAGCTTCGCTCAGGAGAAAGTCGCAAATACTTCATAGATTTCCATCACTTAGT GTGGTGGAGAACTTTCGGGGCAATGTCCAGACACGGTTGAGAAAACTCAATGAAGGTGTGGTCCAAGCGACGCTTTTGGCATTAGCTGGACTAAAGCGCCTAAACATGACGGAGAATGTGACTTCCATTCTATCGATTGATGAGATGCTTCCGGCTGTTGCTCAAGGGGCAATTGGAATTGCCTGTAGAAGCAACGACAATAAAATG GCCGATTACATAGCTTCATTGAATCATGAGGACACAAGATTAGCGGTTGCCTGCGAGAGGGCTTTCCTTGAGACCTTAGATGGGTCTTGTCGCACGCCCATTGCTGGATATGCGTGCAAAAATGAGGATGGGAATTGCATATTCAGAGGGTTGATCGCATCCCCTGATGGAACCAGTG TCCTTGAAACTTCTAGAAAAGGCCCTTATGCTCTTGAAGATATGATTTTGATTGGAAAGGATGCTGGAAAGGAACTTCTTTCAAGGGCAGGTCCTGGTTTCTTTGATCGTTAG